In bacterium, a single genomic region encodes these proteins:
- a CDS encoding NAD(P)H-dependent oxidoreductase — protein sequence MSTLRILTVPGSLRKASYNRKLLKLAESYLEKAGVELDRLDLCEYPLPPYDGDIEEGPGLPQHAWTIKARIAAAHGVIIACPEYNYSIPGTFKNVIDWTSRGGSNPWNGKVVGLMGASNGPFGTWRMMPQLRASLSGLQAFVIPQQVNVREAAKVWNEQGELVDEKLGPLVEKFVAAYMQTLELMKGRTA from the coding sequence ATGAGCACTTTACGTATTCTCACCGTTCCCGGATCGCTGCGCAAAGCATCCTATAACCGCAAGCTTTTGAAACTGGCCGAGTCGTATCTTGAAAAAGCCGGCGTCGAGTTGGACCGCCTCGATCTGTGTGAGTACCCGCTGCCCCCCTATGACGGCGACATCGAAGAAGGACCGGGCTTGCCGCAGCATGCGTGGACGATTAAGGCGCGCATCGCCGCGGCCCACGGCGTAATCATTGCCTGTCCGGAATACAACTACAGCATCCCCGGCACCTTCAAGAATGTCATCGACTGGACCTCGCGCGGCGGCTCCAATCCGTGGAACGGCAAAGTGGTAGGGCTGATGGGCGCGTCCAATGGTCCTTTCGGCACGTGGCGCATGATGCCCCAACTGCGCGCTTCACTCTCCGGTTTGCAGGCCTTCGTCATTCCGCAGCAGGTGAATGTGCGTGAAGCGGCTAAGGTCTGGAATGAGCAGGGAGAACTGGTCGACGAGAAACTCGGACCGCTGGTGGAGAAGTTTGTCGCCGCGTATATGCAGACCTTGGAACTGATGAAAGGTCGGACCGCGTAA
- a CDS encoding DNA-3-methyladenine glycosylase I: MKETAKKRCAWPDEKDELMLAYHDEEWGVPVHDDRKLYEFMVLDAVQAGLSWRTVLHKRENYRKALCNFDPQKIARFTDKDVARLLLDAGLVRNRLKMAAIVGNARAFLAVQKEFGSFDTFIWQFTGGKTIHNRFKTIKDIPAISPEAEAMSKELKARGFKFVGPTICYAFMQGAGMVNDHTVDCFRHKMLRVQS; encoded by the coding sequence ATGAAGGAGACTGCGAAGAAGCGTTGCGCGTGGCCGGATGAGAAGGACGAACTGATGCTGGCCTACCATGACGAGGAGTGGGGGGTGCCGGTGCATGACGACCGCAAGCTCTACGAGTTCATGGTGCTGGACGCGGTGCAGGCGGGGCTCTCCTGGCGCACCGTTTTGCATAAGCGCGAAAACTATCGCAAGGCATTGTGCAACTTCGATCCGCAGAAGATTGCGCGCTTCACCGACAAGGACGTGGCGCGGCTGCTGCTGGATGCGGGGCTGGTGCGCAACCGCCTGAAGATGGCGGCGATTGTCGGCAATGCCCGCGCCTTTCTGGCGGTGCAAAAAGAGTTCGGCAGCTTCGACACCTTCATCTGGCAGTTCACCGGCGGGAAGACGATTCATAACCGCTTCAAAACGATCAAGGACATCCCTGCCATCAGCCCCGAAGCCGAGGCGATGTCCAAAGAGCTGAAGGCGCGCGGTTTCAAGTTCGTCGGGCCGACGATCTGCTACGCCTTCATGCAGGGCGCGGGCATGGTCAATGACCACACCGTCGACTGTTTCCGCCACAAGATGCTGCGTGTGCAATCCTGA
- a CDS encoding aldo/keto reductase, giving the protein MQTRKLGNTGLDLTEIGVGAWAMGGQGTAFSWGEQDDRDSIAAIHRALELGINWIDTAAIYGLGHSEEVVGKAIAGRRKDVIIATKCSQVWNEQREVSQSLKAESVKRECEQSLKRLKIDAIDLYQIHWPADEEHLEEGWKAIGDLIAEGKVRYGGVSNFHYDMNHMYRAEKVRHISSLQSAYSLMRRLVEKEALPYGAGHHIGFLAYSPMQAGLLTGKFDPQRMAEDDWRQRSKEHTPPNVAINLDFIEGLRVIAGQYNKTVAQLAIAWVLRRPEVTSAIVGARRPSQIEETAGGSGWKLSQTHLDKIDDLLAERLERVRAAGGYVHPKE; this is encoded by the coding sequence ATGCAAACTCGTAAACTCGGAAACACCGGCTTAGATTTGACCGAAATCGGCGTGGGGGCGTGGGCGATGGGAGGGCAGGGGACGGCTTTCAGTTGGGGGGAACAGGATGACCGCGACTCCATTGCCGCTATTCATCGCGCACTGGAACTGGGCATCAACTGGATTGACACCGCGGCCATCTACGGCCTCGGACACAGTGAAGAGGTGGTGGGCAAAGCCATTGCCGGACGGCGCAAGGATGTGATCATCGCCACCAAGTGCTCGCAGGTGTGGAATGAGCAGCGCGAAGTTTCGCAGAGCCTGAAGGCTGAGAGCGTCAAGCGCGAATGCGAGCAGAGCCTCAAGCGGCTGAAGATCGATGCGATTGACCTGTATCAGATCCACTGGCCCGCCGATGAGGAGCACCTTGAAGAGGGCTGGAAGGCCATCGGCGACCTGATTGCCGAAGGCAAGGTGCGCTACGGCGGCGTATCCAATTTCCACTATGACATGAATCACATGTACCGCGCGGAAAAGGTGCGGCACATCTCCAGTTTGCAGAGCGCCTACAGCCTCATGCGCCGCTTGGTGGAAAAGGAGGCCCTGCCCTATGGCGCCGGGCACCACATCGGCTTTCTGGCTTACAGTCCCATGCAGGCCGGACTGCTGACGGGCAAATTCGATCCCCAGCGCATGGCCGAGGATGACTGGCGGCAGCGTTCCAAAGAGCACACGCCGCCCAATGTGGCAATCAATCTCGATTTCATCGAGGGCCTGCGGGTGATTGCCGGGCAGTACAACAAGACCGTGGCCCAGCTCGCCATCGCCTGGGTGCTGCGGCGGCCCGAAGTCACCAGCGCCATTGTCGGCGCCCGCCGCCCGTCACAGATCGAAGAAACCGCCGGCGGCTCGGGCTGGAAGCTCTCGCAGACGCATCTGGACAAAATCGACGACCTGCTCGCCGAACGCCTCGAGCGCGTGCGCGCGGCGGGCGGCTATGTGCATCCGAAGGAGTAG
- a CDS encoding tetratricopeptide repeat protein: MTYLCVLLPMIFAWAAFGDPLPAPEPADSLQSSDLFFERGYSEYLPGHLEAALSLFDSSLTYNPHNARAWHSYGATLARLNRHAEAQRAFDRALGLKPDYVSAWWHRGCDNSVAGRADTALADLAHAIALDSTVKSWPFSDPCWNPLLDDPRLLILTAPYTKDNVPKE; this comes from the coding sequence ATGACGTACCTGTGCGTGCTGCTGCCCATGATTTTCGCATGGGCGGCTTTTGGCGATCCGCTTCCGGCCCCTGAGCCTGCGGATTCGCTGCAATCCTCGGATCTCTTCTTCGAACGCGGCTACTCCGAGTACCTGCCCGGACATCTCGAGGCCGCGCTGAGCCTGTTCGACAGCTCCCTGACGTACAATCCTCACAACGCGCGGGCATGGCACAGTTACGGTGCAACGCTGGCCCGCCTGAACCGCCACGCCGAGGCCCAGCGGGCCTTCGACAGGGCGCTCGGCCTCAAGCCCGATTACGTCAGCGCATGGTGGCACCGCGGCTGCGACAACTCCGTCGCGGGCCGCGCCGACACAGCGCTGGCAGATCTTGCCCATGCGATTGCCCTCGATTCCACCGTCAAATCCTGGCCATTCTCCGATCCCTGCTGGAATCCCCTGCTCGATGACCCGCGCCTGTTGATCCTCACTGCGCCCTACACCAAAGACAATGTGCCGAAGGAATAG